In Kitasatospora viridis, a single window of DNA contains:
- a CDS encoding response regulator, with amino-acid sequence MDSATGTGAPLRAVIADDQMLVRTGFRMILASDGIEVVAEATNGLEAVAAVRRTRPDVVLMDIRMPEMDGLEATRHILGTSPGAEEPVAPPKVLVLTTYDLDHYVYAALEAGASGFLLKDVTPEHLLASVRLVRSGDALLAPAITRRLIARFARRDEGRNTLHRDLAELTARELEVLRLMAGGLSNAELAERLVLSPTTVKTHVARILSKLGLRDRVQAVVLAYETGLVAPGRGDGEG; translated from the coding sequence ATGGACAGCGCTACCGGTACGGGCGCACCGCTGCGCGCCGTGATCGCCGACGACCAGATGCTGGTCCGCACCGGCTTCCGGATGATCCTGGCCAGTGACGGCATCGAGGTGGTGGCCGAGGCGACCAACGGCCTGGAGGCGGTCGCCGCGGTCCGCCGGACCCGGCCGGACGTGGTGCTGATGGACATCCGGATGCCCGAGATGGACGGTCTGGAGGCCACCCGGCACATCCTCGGCACCAGCCCGGGCGCCGAGGAGCCGGTGGCCCCGCCGAAGGTGCTGGTGCTGACCACCTACGACCTCGACCACTACGTGTACGCCGCGCTGGAGGCCGGAGCCAGCGGCTTCCTGCTCAAGGACGTCACGCCGGAGCACCTGCTCGCCTCGGTGCGGCTGGTCCGCTCCGGCGACGCGCTGCTCGCCCCGGCCATCACCCGCCGGCTGATCGCCCGGTTCGCCCGCCGCGACGAGGGGCGCAACACCCTGCACCGCGACCTGGCCGAGCTGACCGCCCGTGAACTGGAGGTGCTGCGGCTGATGGCGGGCGGCCTGAGCAACGCCGAACTGGCCGAGCGACTGGTGCTCAGCCCGACCACGGTGAAGACCCACGTGGCCCGGATCCTGTCGAAGCTCGGCCTGCGCGACCGGGTGCAGGCCGTGGTGCTCGCCTACGAGACCGGCCTGGTCGCGCCCGGGCGGGGCGACGGGGAGGGCTGA
- a CDS encoding HAD family hydrolase — protein MFTTNCHGWDMDFEPGSRPPRGAVFFDVDGTLVPGTSSGAHLAGLLGHTEALTRAEAAYSAGELTNHQVCDMDALGWRGRSEAEVRERLASLPLVDGIAETTAWCRRNGLLPVLATLAWQSVGVHLADRFGFQAWCGPELETVGGRYTGRVVRYFDEYGKRDFALGHAATAGLSAARCAAVGDSRSDLPLFREVGLALAFNADPAAEAAADHAVTGSDLRAVLPLLAAWLATDGR, from the coding sequence GTGTTCACGACGAACTGCCACGGGTGGGACATGGACTTCGAGCCGGGCTCCCGGCCGCCGCGCGGGGCGGTCTTCTTCGACGTCGACGGGACCCTGGTCCCCGGCACCAGCTCCGGCGCCCACCTGGCCGGCCTGCTGGGCCACACCGAGGCTCTCACCCGAGCCGAAGCCGCCTATTCCGCTGGTGAACTGACGAACCATCAGGTCTGTGACATGGACGCGCTGGGCTGGCGGGGCCGTTCCGAGGCCGAGGTGCGCGAACGGCTGGCGAGCCTGCCGCTGGTCGACGGCATCGCCGAGACCACCGCCTGGTGCCGCCGGAACGGGCTGCTCCCGGTGCTGGCCACCCTGGCCTGGCAGAGCGTGGGCGTCCACCTGGCCGACCGGTTCGGCTTCCAGGCCTGGTGCGGGCCCGAGTTGGAGACCGTCGGGGGCCGCTACACCGGACGCGTGGTCCGCTACTTCGACGAGTACGGCAAGCGCGACTTCGCCCTCGGCCACGCCGCCACCGCGGGGCTGTCCGCCGCGCGGTGCGCCGCGGTCGGGGACAGCCGGTCCGACCTGCCGCTGTTCCGGGAGGTCGGCCTGGCGCTCGCGTTCAACGCGGACCCGGCGGCCGAGGCGGCCGCCGACCACGCCGTCACCGGTTCCGACCTGCGGGCCGTACTGCCGCTGCTGGCAGCCTGGTTGGCCACTGACGGGCGCTGA
- a CDS encoding LLM class flavin-dependent oxidoreductase — protein sequence MTTVTPALRLSVLDRSRIRQGRPPAEALRETVGLAREVERLGYHRFWVAEHHGVPGVAGSAPTVLAAAVASATSRIRVGTGGVMLPNHQPMVVAEQFGVLASLFPDRIDMGLGRSVAFTDGVRRALGREKDAADHFAEQLDELLGYFDPAPGSRTEVHARPAEGLRVPAFVLATGSGADIAAAAGLPLVIGGPGGPEAVIAAVDRYRERFRPSARAAEPYVVLSGNVAVAGSAEAARELLVSEAWSSAYARTHGEFPPLAPAAEVLARTMSPRERAAFEQALTGHIAGPPGQVVAELRALLARAGADEYLVTTHAHDRAALLDSYRLLAEAAGLAPQPD from the coding sequence GTGACCACAGTGACGCCCGCGCTGCGCCTCTCGGTGCTGGACCGCTCCCGGATCAGGCAGGGGCGGCCTCCGGCGGAGGCGCTGCGCGAGACGGTGGGGTTGGCGCGCGAGGTGGAGCGGCTCGGGTACCACCGGTTCTGGGTCGCCGAGCACCACGGGGTGCCGGGGGTGGCCGGGTCCGCGCCCACCGTGCTGGCGGCGGCCGTTGCCTCGGCGACCAGCCGGATCCGGGTCGGCACCGGCGGCGTGATGCTCCCCAACCACCAGCCGATGGTCGTCGCCGAGCAGTTCGGCGTGCTCGCCTCGCTCTTCCCCGACCGGATCGACATGGGCCTGGGCCGCTCGGTGGCGTTCACCGACGGTGTGCGGCGCGCGCTGGGCCGCGAGAAGGACGCCGCCGACCACTTCGCCGAGCAACTCGACGAGCTGCTCGGCTACTTCGACCCGGCGCCGGGCTCCCGGACCGAGGTGCACGCCCGGCCCGCCGAGGGGTTGCGGGTGCCCGCCTTCGTGCTCGCCACCGGCTCGGGCGCGGACATCGCCGCCGCGGCCGGCCTGCCGCTGGTGATCGGCGGCCCGGGCGGGCCGGAGGCGGTGATCGCCGCCGTCGACCGCTACCGCGAGCGGTTCCGCCCCTCCGCTCGGGCCGCCGAGCCCTACGTGGTGCTCTCCGGCAACGTGGCCGTCGCCGGGAGCGCCGAGGCGGCCCGCGAGCTGCTGGTCTCCGAGGCCTGGTCCAGCGCGTACGCCCGCACCCACGGCGAGTTCCCGCCGCTCGCCCCGGCCGCCGAGGTGCTGGCCCGGACGATGAGCCCGCGCGAGCGCGCCGCCTTCGAGCAGGCGCTCACCGGGCACATCGCGGGCCCGCCCGGGCAGGTGGTGGCCGAGCTGCGCGCCCTGCTGGCCCGCGCCGGCGCCGACGAGTACCTGGTCACCACCCACGCCCATGACCGGGCCGCGCTGCTCGACTCCTATCGGCTGCTCGCCGAGGCGGCCGGCCTGGCTCCGCAGCCGGACTGA
- a CDS encoding pyridoxal-phosphate dependent enzyme, producing the protein MDAHDSLLELIGNTPLVRLRTPDAGRGATVYAKLEYLSAGGSVKDRIGLRMIEEAEKSGELRPGGTVVEATSGNTGAGLAMVAAAKGYRAIVVLPDKSSAEKIATLRAYGAEVVVRPGGLAQHDPEHVVNVAKRIAEETPGGWFSGQYDNPANPAAHYLTTGPEIWRQTAGRVTHLVSCVGTGGTISGTGRFLKEASGGTVRVIGADPTASVYSGGDGRPYFVEAAGRFRHPETVEDVWPDSFHQDVVDEILPVADRDALLTIRRLAREEGLLVGGSSGTAVAAALRVAAGLGPEELVVVMLPDSGRQYLSKYFNDEWMLRNGFLDGDPGGPRVGDAVPAELREQPLPYLHHHATVAQAIDALRARAAAGAEPVLPVGPAPVGPGRQPTAPELVGAVRLAELTAAVAQGSAAPGDPVGEHLGAPLPRLGTGEDAAAALAELTGSGEALAVVVHDGHGVGLIGADALRALLGSG; encoded by the coding sequence ATGGACGCCCACGACTCACTGCTCGAACTCATCGGCAACACACCGCTGGTGCGGCTGCGCACGCCCGACGCGGGCCGCGGTGCCACCGTCTACGCCAAGCTCGAATACCTGAGCGCGGGCGGCAGCGTCAAGGACCGGATCGGCCTGCGGATGATCGAGGAGGCCGAGAAGTCCGGCGAACTGCGGCCCGGGGGCACGGTGGTCGAGGCCACCTCCGGCAACACGGGTGCGGGGCTGGCCATGGTGGCCGCCGCGAAGGGGTACCGGGCGATCGTCGTGCTGCCCGACAAGAGCAGTGCGGAGAAGATCGCCACGCTGCGCGCCTACGGCGCGGAGGTGGTCGTCCGGCCCGGCGGGCTCGCGCAGCACGACCCGGAGCACGTGGTCAACGTCGCCAAGCGGATCGCCGAGGAGACCCCCGGCGGCTGGTTCTCCGGGCAGTACGACAATCCGGCCAACCCGGCCGCGCACTACCTGACCACCGGCCCCGAGATCTGGCGGCAGACCGCGGGCCGGGTGACCCACCTGGTCTCCTGCGTGGGCACCGGCGGCACGATCAGCGGCACCGGACGGTTCCTCAAGGAGGCCAGCGGCGGCACGGTCCGGGTGATCGGCGCCGACCCGACGGCCTCGGTCTACTCCGGCGGCGACGGGCGCCCCTACTTCGTCGAGGCGGCCGGGCGGTTCCGCCACCCCGAGACGGTCGAGGACGTCTGGCCGGACTCGTTCCACCAGGACGTGGTGGACGAGATCCTGCCGGTCGCCGACCGCGACGCACTGCTGACGATCCGTCGGCTGGCCCGCGAGGAGGGCCTGCTGGTCGGCGGCTCCTCCGGCACGGCGGTGGCGGCGGCCCTGCGGGTGGCCGCCGGCCTCGGACCGGAGGAGCTGGTGGTGGTGATGCTGCCGGACTCCGGGCGGCAGTACCTCTCCAAGTACTTCAACGACGAGTGGATGCTGCGCAATGGCTTCCTGGACGGCGACCCGGGCGGGCCGCGGGTCGGCGACGCGGTGCCCGCCGAGCTGCGCGAGCAGCCGCTCCCCTACCTGCACCACCACGCCACGGTGGCCCAGGCAATCGACGCGCTGCGCGCCCGGGCGGCCGCGGGCGCCGAGCCGGTGCTGCCGGTCGGGCCGGCGCCGGTCGGACCCGGACGCCAGCCCACGGCGCCCGAGCTGGTCGGCGCCGTCCGGCTGGCGGAGCTGACGGCGGCCGTCGCACAGGGCTCGGCAGCACCGGGCGACCCCGTCGGCGAACACCTGGGCGCACCGCTCCCCCGACTCGGCACCGGCGAGGACGCGGCCGCCGCGCTGGCCGAACTGACGGGGAGCGGCGAGGCGTTGGCGGTGGTGGTGCACGACGGTCACGGGGTGGGGCTGATCGGGGCGGACGCGCTGCGCGCGTTGCTGGGGTCGGGCTGA
- a CDS encoding S53 family peptidase, translating to MRTPVNQKVRRTTLALTAVTGLAIAGLGFGAQAASASTTATANAHHKVTFTRSCAVPQHAGYLACNALHVTGGNTVKTRLAHPARAARADLASPDASADATVSGYGPSDIQSAYNLASAASSNGAGETVAIVDAQDDPNAESDLAAYRSQFGLPECSSANGCFSKVDENGGTNYPSPDSGWAGEISLDLDMVSATCPNCNILLVEATSASTQDLGTAVNQAVSMGAKFVSNSYGGSESSDETSADSSYYNHPGVAITASAGDSAYGVEYPAASPYVTAVGGTSLTQDSSARGWSESVWGTSATEGTGSGCSAYEAKPSWQTDSGCSNRTVADVSAVADPATGVAVYDTYQASGWNVYGGTSASSPIIASVYALAGNPGANTTPAADLYANTSALNDVTTGSNGTCDPSYLCTAGPGYDGPTGLGTPNGTAAFSG from the coding sequence TTGCGTACCCCCGTGAACCAGAAGGTCCGGCGCACCACGCTGGCCCTCACCGCCGTGACCGGTCTGGCGATCGCCGGCCTCGGTTTCGGCGCCCAGGCTGCCTCCGCCAGCACGACGGCGACCGCCAACGCGCACCACAAGGTGACCTTCACCCGCTCCTGCGCCGTCCCGCAGCACGCGGGCTACCTGGCCTGCAACGCGCTGCACGTCACCGGCGGAAACACCGTCAAGACCCGGCTGGCGCACCCGGCCCGCGCCGCCCGCGCCGACCTCGCCTCGCCCGACGCGTCGGCCGACGCGACGGTGTCCGGCTACGGCCCGAGCGACATCCAGAGCGCCTACAACCTCGCCTCCGCGGCCTCCTCCAACGGCGCCGGTGAGACGGTCGCGATCGTCGACGCCCAGGACGACCCCAACGCCGAGTCCGACCTGGCCGCCTACCGCAGCCAGTTCGGCCTGCCTGAGTGCAGCAGCGCCAACGGCTGCTTCAGCAAGGTGGACGAGAATGGCGGGACCAACTACCCGTCCCCCGACTCCGGTTGGGCGGGCGAGATATCGCTCGACCTCGACATGGTCAGCGCCACCTGCCCGAACTGCAACATCCTGCTGGTCGAGGCCACCTCGGCCAGCACCCAGGACCTGGGCACCGCGGTGAACCAGGCGGTCTCGATGGGCGCGAAGTTCGTCTCCAACAGCTACGGCGGCTCGGAGTCCTCCGACGAGACCTCGGCCGACAGCTCGTACTACAACCACCCGGGCGTCGCGATCACCGCTTCGGCCGGTGACAGCGCCTACGGCGTCGAGTACCCGGCGGCCTCGCCGTACGTCACCGCCGTCGGCGGCACCTCGCTGACCCAGGACTCCAGCGCCCGTGGCTGGAGCGAGTCGGTCTGGGGCACCAGCGCCACCGAGGGCACCGGTTCGGGCTGCTCCGCCTACGAGGCCAAGCCGAGCTGGCAGACCGACAGCGGCTGCAGCAACCGCACCGTGGCCGACGTCTCCGCCGTCGCCGACCCGGCCACCGGCGTGGCCGTGTACGACACCTACCAGGCCTCCGGCTGGAACGTCTACGGCGGCACCAGCGCCTCCTCGCCGATCATCGCCTCGGTCTACGCGCTGGCCGGCAACCCGGGTGCGAACACCACCCCGGCCGCCGACCTCTACGCCAACACCTCGGCGCTGAACGACGTCACCACCGGCTCGAACGGCACCTGCGACCCGTCCTACCTGTGCACCGCCGGCCCGGGCTACGACGGCCCGACCGGTCTCGGCACCCCGAACGGGACCGCGGCGTTCAGCGGCTGA
- a CDS encoding SSI family serine proteinase inhibitor has protein sequence MRTRSVLKAVVGTVAAAALLAGAAPLAAADTPAPDLLLLTVAGTAPNTAAARTATLDCDGATPAGDHPDAAAACADLLGAQGDFSALTPSHTFCPELYLPVTATAVGLWDGQTVTYQQTFTNTCALQRATGRIFAF, from the coding sequence ATGCGTACTCGCAGTGTCCTCAAGGCAGTTGTCGGCACCGTCGCGGCCGCGGCCCTGCTGGCCGGCGCCGCCCCGCTCGCCGCCGCCGACACCCCGGCGCCCGACCTGCTGCTCCTCACCGTGGCCGGAACCGCCCCGAACACCGCCGCGGCCCGCACGGCCACCCTCGACTGCGACGGCGCGACGCCGGCCGGGGACCACCCCGACGCCGCGGCCGCCTGCGCCGACCTGCTCGGCGCCCAGGGCGACTTCAGTGCCCTGACGCCGTCCCACACCTTCTGTCCCGAGCTCTACCTGCCGGTCACCGCGACCGCCGTCGGCCTGTGGGACGGTCAGACCGTCACGTACCAGCAGACGTTCACCAACACCTGCGCGCTCCAGCGCGCGACCGGCCGGATCTTCGCCTTCTGA
- a CDS encoding NADP-dependent oxidoreductase, producing the protein MSVSVEWDQQRMLAVVQDGYGGPEVLRVAEVARPVPGPGQVLVRVAAAGVNPADWRIRAGEVRRFGEPPFTIGLDLAGEVAGLGAGVSDLRVGEAVLGIAFPPRGAYAQYAVVAREHLAVLPAGLDPVHAAALPTAGLTAFQPLTHVVPVAAGTRVLVHAAAGGVGHLAVQVAKARGAYVIGTARAEKHAFLRELGVDEVIDHTREDFARAVREVDVVLDPIAGDYGPRSLSVLAPGGTLVDTRGTGPDRTEVRALAAERGLWYVEFGFTPVGADLARLAELAAEGTVRVALAEVLPLAEAATAHRLSEGGRVAGKIVLTP; encoded by the coding sequence GTGTCTGTGTCCGTGGAGTGGGATCAGCAGCGCATGCTCGCCGTCGTGCAGGACGGCTACGGCGGGCCGGAGGTGTTGCGGGTGGCCGAGGTGGCGCGGCCGGTGCCGGGGCCCGGGCAGGTGTTGGTGCGGGTGGCGGCCGCGGGGGTCAATCCGGCCGACTGGCGGATCCGGGCGGGTGAGGTGCGCCGGTTCGGCGAGCCGCCGTTCACGATCGGGTTGGACCTGGCGGGCGAGGTGGCCGGGCTCGGGGCGGGGGTGTCGGACCTGCGGGTCGGGGAGGCGGTGCTGGGGATCGCGTTTCCGCCGCGCGGCGCGTACGCGCAGTACGCGGTGGTGGCGCGCGAGCACCTGGCCGTGTTGCCGGCGGGGTTGGACCCGGTGCACGCGGCCGCGTTGCCGACGGCCGGACTGACGGCCTTTCAGCCGCTGACCCACGTCGTGCCGGTGGCGGCCGGGACCCGGGTGCTGGTGCACGCCGCCGCCGGTGGCGTCGGGCACCTGGCGGTGCAGGTGGCCAAGGCGCGCGGCGCGTACGTGATCGGTACGGCGCGGGCCGAGAAGCACGCGTTCCTGCGGGAGTTGGGGGTGGACGAGGTGATCGACCACACCCGGGAGGACTTCGCGCGGGCGGTGCGGGAGGTCGACGTGGTGCTGGACCCGATCGCGGGTGACTACGGGCCGCGCTCGCTGTCCGTGCTCGCTCCGGGCGGCACCCTGGTCGACACCCGCGGCACCGGGCCCGACCGGACCGAAGTGCGTGCGCTGGCGGCCGAACGCGGGCTGTGGTACGTCGAGTTCGGGTTCACGCCGGTGGGCGCGGACCTCGCGCGGCTGGCGGAGCTGGCGGCCGAGGGGACGGTGCGGGTGGCCCTCGCCGAGGTCCTTCCGCTGGCCGAGGCGGCGACGGCGCACCGGTTGAGCGAGGGCGGGCGGGTGGCGGGCAAGATCGTGCTCACGCCCTGA
- a CDS encoding winged helix-turn-helix transcriptional regulator, translating to MNKPAPPPAVSYGRDCPTRTVVDLLANKWTLYVLAALREASAHGAPLRFNQLRRQLDGVTQKMLTQTLRALERDGLISRTVLPTSPLRVEYALTPLGHEAGTLTTAIAHWSVTHIHEILTHRESFTTAGTGAGGR from the coding sequence ATGAACAAGCCAGCACCGCCACCCGCCGTCAGCTACGGCCGCGACTGCCCCACCCGCACCGTCGTCGACCTCCTCGCCAACAAGTGGACCCTCTACGTCCTCGCCGCCCTCCGCGAAGCCTCCGCCCACGGCGCCCCGCTGCGCTTCAACCAACTCCGGCGCCAACTCGACGGCGTCACCCAGAAGATGCTCACCCAAACCCTGCGCGCCCTCGAACGCGACGGCCTGATCTCCCGCACCGTCCTCCCCACCTCCCCCCTCCGCGTCGAGTACGCCCTCACCCCCCTCGGCCACGAAGCCGGCACCCTCACCACCGCCATCGCCCACTGGTCGGTCACCCACATCCACGAGATCCTGACCCACCGCGAGTCGTTCACGACGGCGGGTACGGGAGCAGGCGGCCGGTGA
- a CDS encoding replication initiator, giving the protein MVGARELAWGEQLDVREIAAIDTGAELTDHAVAVYVAKSATKSADSSGALDRALFCRPCQGRGMTLTRHGTPLQCPPAPAPGRPALCLALPSNATCGR; this is encoded by the coding sequence GTGGTCGGGGCACGGGAACTCGCCTGGGGTGAACAGCTCGACGTACGCGAGATCGCTGCAATCGACACCGGCGCTGAGCTGACCGATCACGCGGTCGCCGTCTACGTGGCCAAGTCCGCCACCAAGTCCGCCGACTCATCCGGTGCTCTCGACCGCGCCCTGTTCTGCCGCCCCTGCCAGGGACGCGGCATGACCCTGACCCGCCACGGAACCCCGCTCCAGTGCCCGCCTGCACCGGCACCGGGCAGGCCCGCCCTCTGCCTCGCCTTGCCGTCGAACGCCACGTGCGGCAGATGA
- a CDS encoding replication initiator: MIRSWWELGKCPEFAGLKFWKWAHMLGFRGHFSTKSRCYSTLGALRDARRAWRTEQARAHAGLPDLDPSTTLVIGHWAYHGSGYSPGTELLAAAVWHRRELERQFTAEGGC, from the coding sequence ATGATCCGCTCCTGGTGGGAGTTGGGCAAGTGCCCGGAGTTCGCCGGTCTCAAGTTCTGGAAGTGGGCGCACATGCTCGGCTTCCGGGGCCACTTCTCCACCAAGTCCCGCTGCTACTCCACCCTCGGCGCTCTGCGCGACGCCCGCCGGGCCTGGCGTACCGAACAGGCCCGCGCACACGCCGGCCTGCCCGACCTCGACCCGAGCACGACCCTCGTCATCGGCCACTGGGCCTACCACGGCTCGGGCTACAGCCCCGGCACGGAACTCCTCGCCGCCGCCGTCTGGCACCGCAGAGAACTGGAACGGCAGTTCACCGCAGAGGGCGGCTGCTGA
- a CDS encoding helix-turn-helix domain-containing protein, with protein sequence MTTLLTGPSASEDLLTVPQVMARLQLGRSAVYDLLRSRQLASITLGRARRTPAHALTDFIRTRLEQEAA encoded by the coding sequence ATGACCACGTTGCTCACTGGGCCGAGCGCGAGCGAAGACCTGCTGACGGTCCCCCAGGTCATGGCCCGCCTCCAGCTCGGCCGCTCCGCCGTCTACGACCTGCTCCGCTCCCGGCAACTCGCCTCCATCACCCTCGGCCGCGCCCGCCGCACCCCCGCTCATGCCCTCACCGACTTCATCCGCACCCGACTCGAACAGGAAGCCGCCTGA